A window of the Salvelinus alpinus chromosome 3, SLU_Salpinus.1, whole genome shotgun sequence genome harbors these coding sequences:
- the LOC139571329 gene encoding putative nuclease HARBI1 isoform X1 yields the protein MSSSPSLATEDSVTSKRSSIGLQVSPMSLVQWTAHTRIKAPSGAHEADFVNRKSFHSINVQMVCNADCVISNVVAKWPGSVHDSRIFRASEIYQCLSQGEFSGVLLGDRGYGCQPFLLTPFTDPQEAQQAYNHAHARTRARVEMTFGLLKARFHCLHKLRVSPVRACDITVACAVLHNVACLRKERAPRVPPAMDWDNPAIFPDDDSGRLLRDQYVLNYFS from the exons atgtcttcatctccttccctggccacagaagactctgtgacatcaaagaggagttctataggattgcag gtttccccaatgtcattggtgcagtggactgcacacacaaggataaaagccccctcaggtgcccatgaggccgattttgtgaataggaaatcctttcacagcattaatgttcag atggtctgcaatgctgactgtgtgatcagcaatgttgtggcaaaatggcctggctcagtccatgactccagaatctttcgggcctctgaaatctatcagtgcctatcacaag gtgaattctctggtgtgttgctgggagacagggggtatggctgccagccttttctcctgacacctttcacagacccccaggaagcacagcaggcctacaaccatgcccatgccaggaccagggccagagttgaaatgacctttggcctcctgaaggcacgctttcactgccttcacaaattaagggtcagccctgttagggcatgtgatattactgtggcttgtgctgtcctccacaatgtggcctgcctgaggaaggagagggcccccagagtgccaccagccatggactgggacaatccggcaatcttccctgatgacgacagtggtcggctgctgagggaccaatatgtgttgaattattttagttag
- the LOC139571329 gene encoding uncharacterized protein isoform X3: MALELNKGRPVLEGIPGGKETSIGSSQDATRFIQVSGSTVFLLEPPAQAPDDADPGEGPSAAATAHDGDDDEEETISLDSRRHEDPDAIQWENQPGNISSQAIRKLYGNHLRRQIELADIDIQYKKKKMENLALESEIKKRTIRKLDLEIKKLEREVRYAFNVHCMLTVTQMY, from the exons atggccttggagctaaataaaggcaggcccgtcttagaggggatccctggggggaaagagacgagcataggttcctcccaagatgccacccgcttcattcaag tgtctggcagcactgtgttcctgttagagccaccagcacaagcaccagacgatgctgatcca ggtgaaggccccagtgcagcagcaacagcacatgatggagacgatgatgaggaggagaccatctctctggattccagaaggcatgag gacccagatgctatacagtgggaaaaccagcctggcaacata agctcacaagctatcagaaagttgtatggcaaccacctccggcgccaaatagaactggcagacatagacattcagtacaagaagaaaaagatggaaaatcttgcactggagtccgaaataaaaaagaggacaattaggaaactggaccttgaaataaaaaaacttgagagggaggtgagatatgccttcaatgtacactgtatgctaactgtaacacaaatgtattaa
- the LOC139571329 gene encoding putative nuclease HARBI1 isoform X2 has protein sequence MSSSPSLATEDSVTSKRSSIGLQMVCNADCVISNVVAKWPGSVHDSRIFRASEIYQCLSQGEFSGVLLGDRGYGCQPFLLTPFTDPQEAQQAYNHAHARTRARVEMTFGLLKARFHCLHKLRVSPVRACDITVACAVLHNVACLRKERAPRVPPAMDWDNPAIFPDDDSGRLLRDQYVLNYFS, from the exons atgtcttcatctccttccctggccacagaagactctgtgacatcaaagaggagttctataggattgcag atggtctgcaatgctgactgtgtgatcagcaatgttgtggcaaaatggcctggctcagtccatgactccagaatctttcgggcctctgaaatctatcagtgcctatcacaag gtgaattctctggtgtgttgctgggagacagggggtatggctgccagccttttctcctgacacctttcacagacccccaggaagcacagcaggcctacaaccatgcccatgccaggaccagggccagagttgaaatgacctttggcctcctgaaggcacgctttcactgccttcacaaattaagggtcagccctgttagggcatgtgatattactgtggcttgtgctgtcctccacaatgtggcctgcctgaggaaggagagggcccccagagtgccaccagccatggactgggacaatccggcaatcttccctgatgacgacagtggtcggctgctgagggaccaatatgtgttgaattattttagttag
- the LOC139571329 gene encoding DNA repair endonuclease XPF-like isoform X4 has translation MVTEELSLENSLVNAFKKTIRHYLDLVWHQLGAKTKSLVQDLMILRTLLLYLIHYDCVTFLSLLESLRSSQKTLEVTLGVLPDLWRLHRGTEVLDWSC, from the exons ATGGTGACAGAGGAGCTCTCCCTGGAGAACAGCCTTGTGAATGCCTTCAAAAAG ACCATCCGTCACTACCTGGACCTTGTGTGGCACCAGCTGGGAGCCAAAACCAAGTCTCTGGTCCAGGACCTGATGATCCTACGTACTCTGCTGCTGTACCTCATCCACTATGACTGTGTCACCTTCCTCAGCCTCCTCGAGTCACTCCGCTCCAGCCAGAAAACTTTGGAAGTAACTCTG GGTGTACTTCCTGATTTATGGCGGCTCCACAGAGGAACAGAGGTACTTGACTGGTCTTGCTAA